Proteins encoded within one genomic window of Bemisia tabaci chromosome 2, PGI_BMITA_v3:
- the LOC109034186 gene encoding bolA-like protein 3, with protein sequence MIARLKCSTRLFSVSSLRLSDAASSQAQVSEDQIKKLLKKKFPSAREVEVQDISGGCGAMFEVYVSTAEFKGLSTVKQHQLINKTLQEEIKNMHGIRIHTAVPE encoded by the coding sequence ATGATTGCAAGGCTCAAGTGTAGCACCCGTTTATTTAGCGTCAGTTCTTTGCGACTTTCAGATGCTGCAAGCTCACAAGCCCAAGTGTCAgaagatcaaattaaaaaacttctcaaaaaaaagtttccaaGTGCTCGAGAAGTAGAGGTGCAAGATATATCAGGTGGATGTGGCGCTATGTTCGAGGTTTATGTCAGCACCGCTGAATTCAAGGGTCTTTCAACCGTCAAGCAGCACCAGTTAATCAACAAAACTCTTCAAGAAGAGATCAAGAATATGCATGGTATCAGAATTCACACAGCTGTACCTGAATAA